One Gammaproteobacteria bacterium DNA segment encodes these proteins:
- a CDS encoding phenol hydroxylase subunit P4, translated as MSNTTPAGYEGTPLDKVENFHGNQLIYLDWEKHRMFCSPICVPVPPDAPFGIVCDDITPNAYGEHPDWQHIDWSEVQWTLDDEPFQPDMDKSLKDQGIHHKSVLRFYQPGLDGLEGTGG; from the coding sequence ATGAGCAATACCACGCCCGCGGGCTATGAGGGCACCCCCCTCGACAAGGTGGAGAACTTCCACGGCAACCAGTTGATCTATCTGGATTGGGAGAAGCATCGCATGTTCTGCTCCCCCATCTGCGTGCCGGTGCCGCCCGATGCCCCTTTCGGCATCGTGTGCGACGACATCACCCCCAACGCCTACGGGGAGCATCCCGACTGGCAACACATCGACTGGTCCGAGGTCCAGTGGACGCTGGACGACGAGCCCTTCCAGCCCGACATGGACAAGAGCCTCAAGGACCAGGGTATTCACCACAAGTCGGTGCTGCGTTTCTACCAGCCCGGTCTGGATGGCCTCGAGGGCACGGGTGGGTAA
- a CDS encoding 2Fe-2S iron-sulfur cluster binding domain-containing protein — protein sequence MSYQVTIEPLGETVEVEENQTILDACLRAGIWLPHACCHGLCATCKVQVLEGEVEHGEASPFALMDFEREEGKCLACVSIPESDLVIEADIDEDPDAEVHPVEDFTGRVVALEDLTPTAKRVLMELDRPMPFQAGQYLQLELPGIEQPRPFSMANPPSREGEVELQVRLVPGGEATTYIHERLAVGDELKLTGPYGRFFVRKSAPESMLFLAGGTGLSSPKGMILDLLENGETRPITLVHGVRNLSELYDREFFEGLAAEHDNFTYIPALSEPREDDAWEGATGFVHDVASARFNGEFRGNKAYICGPPVMIDACVTGLMRGRLFERDMFMEKFLSAADAAQDSQRSPLFRKV from the coding sequence GTGAGTTACCAAGTCACCATCGAACCCCTCGGCGAGACCGTCGAGGTCGAAGAGAACCAGACCATCCTCGATGCCTGCCTGCGGGCGGGGATCTGGCTGCCCCATGCCTGTTGTCACGGCCTGTGCGCCACCTGCAAGGTACAGGTGCTGGAAGGCGAGGTGGAGCATGGTGAAGCCTCCCCCTTCGCCCTCATGGATTTCGAGCGGGAGGAGGGCAAGTGTCTGGCGTGCGTGTCCATCCCCGAGTCGGATCTGGTCATCGAGGCGGATATCGATGAGGATCCCGACGCCGAGGTGCATCCCGTGGAGGACTTCACGGGACGCGTCGTTGCCCTCGAGGATCTCACCCCCACGGCCAAACGGGTGTTGATGGAACTGGACCGCCCCATGCCATTCCAGGCCGGCCAGTATCTGCAACTGGAACTGCCCGGCATCGAGCAGCCGCGCCCCTTTTCCATGGCCAATCCGCCTTCCCGGGAGGGCGAGGTGGAACTCCAGGTGCGCCTGGTCCCCGGGGGAGAAGCCACCACCTATATCCACGAGAGGCTGGCGGTGGGCGACGAATTGAAATTGACGGGCCCCTATGGCCGCTTCTTCGTGCGCAAGTCGGCGCCGGAATCCATGCTGTTTCTGGCCGGGGGCACGGGGCTGTCCAGTCCCAAGGGCATGATCCTCGATCTACTGGAGAACGGCGAGACCCGGCCCATCACCCTGGTGCACGGGGTGCGTAACCTGTCGGAACTTTACGACCGCGAGTTCTTCGAGGGGCTGGCGGCCGAACATGATAACTTCACCTACATCCCCGCCCTATCCGAACCCCGGGAGGATGACGCCTGGGAGGGGGCCACGGGCTTCGTCCACGATGTGGCGAGCGCCCGTTTCAATGGCGAGTTTCGCGGCAACAAGGCCTACATCTGCGGCCCCCCGGTCATGATCGACGCCTGTGTCACGGGTCTCATGCGGGGACGCCTGTTCGAGCGGGACATGTTCATGGAGAAGTTCCTGTCGGCGGCGGATGCCGCCCAGGACAGTCAGCGTAGCCCCCTGTTCCGCAAGGTCTGA
- a CDS encoding 2Fe-2S iron-sulfur cluster binding domain-containing protein, which produces MARAGEEVYEVFITDTGETFHCGAGQTLLTGMERLGRKGIPVGCRGGGCGVCKVHVTAGDIQCRKMSRVHVSVEDEARGIVLACRCRPASDIKLAVIGTMDKAFFKHAQAGDAR; this is translated from the coding sequence ATGGCGCGAGCTGGGGAAGAGGTCTATGAGGTGTTCATCACGGACACTGGCGAGACCTTCCACTGTGGAGCGGGGCAGACCCTGCTCACGGGTATGGAGCGCCTCGGGCGCAAGGGTATTCCCGTGGGCTGCCGGGGTGGGGGTTGTGGCGTATGCAAGGTCCATGTCACCGCGGGCGACATCCAGTGCCGGAAGATGAGCCGCGTCCATGTGAGCGTCGAGGACGAGGCCCGGGGCATCGTGCTCGCCTGCCGCTGCCGGCCCGCTAGCGACATCAAACTGGCCGTCATCGGCACCATGGACAAGGCATTTTTCAAGCACGCGCAGGCGGGCGATGCCCGATGA
- a CDS encoding catechol 2,3-dioxygenase translates to MAMTGVMRPGHVCIRVLDMEESLVHYKNRLGLQEVDCDDSGRVYLKAWDERDWFSVVLREADAPGMDFMGFKVDGQAILDTFEQRLKDAGSTTERIPAGELNHCGERVRFDSPTGHVFELYAEKDYMGTAMGLVNPDPWHEEITHGMAVQRFDHCLLYGGDIDGTVKLFEDALDFRLTEQVMDGELRVAAFITCSNKAHDLALVRHAEDGKFHHASFLLGSWEEVLRAADIIGRYKISIDIGPTRHGITRGRTIYFFDPSGNRNEVFHGDYSFYPDYEPITWTADELGGAIFYHDQVLNERFLTVVT, encoded by the coding sequence ATGGCAATGACAGGCGTAATGCGGCCGGGGCATGTATGCATCCGGGTCCTGGATATGGAGGAGTCCCTGGTCCACTACAAGAACCGTCTCGGCCTCCAGGAGGTGGACTGTGACGACAGCGGCCGCGTCTACCTCAAGGCCTGGGACGAGCGGGACTGGTTCTCGGTGGTGTTGCGGGAGGCCGACGCCCCGGGGATGGATTTCATGGGCTTCAAGGTGGACGGCCAGGCGATCCTGGATACCTTCGAGCAGCGGCTCAAGGATGCCGGCAGCACCACCGAGCGCATCCCGGCGGGTGAACTCAACCACTGCGGCGAGCGGGTGCGTTTCGATTCCCCCACCGGACACGTGTTCGAGCTCTATGCCGAGAAGGATTACATGGGCACCGCCATGGGACTGGTGAACCCCGATCCGTGGCATGAGGAGATCACCCACGGCATGGCGGTGCAGCGCTTCGACCACTGCCTGCTCTACGGCGGTGACATCGACGGCACCGTGAAGCTGTTCGAGGACGCCCTGGACTTCCGCCTCACGGAACAGGTGATGGACGGTGAACTGCGGGTGGCGGCCTTCATCACCTGCAGCAACAAGGCCCACGATCTCGCCCTGGTGCGCCACGCCGAGGACGGCAAGTTCCACCATGCCTCGTTCCTGCTGGGCTCCTGGGAGGAGGTGTTGCGGGCCGCGGACATCATCGGGCGCTACAAGATCTCCATCGACATCGGCCCCACCCGCCACGGCATCACTCGCGGGCGCACCATCTACTTCTTCGATCCGTCGGGCAACCGCAACGAGGTGTTCCACGGCGACTACAGCTTCTATCCCGACTACGAGCCCATCACCTGGACCGCCGACGAGCTGGGCGGCGCCATCTTCTACCATGACCAGGTGCTCAACGAGCGTTTCCTCACCGTGGTGACCTGA
- a CDS encoding heme-binding protein: MAASIEQRCIEWATAGRICQAAADHAIEMGVKVNVAVVDPGGNLMAFQRVNGAFLHSIDIAQDKAYCAVGFGFPTGQWKGIFEEAPQLKDGLMLRPRLVTLAGGVPIVEDRQIIGGVGVSGASEEEDTACALAGLRAVGLDAA, translated from the coding sequence ATGGCGGCCTCCATCGAGCAACGCTGCATCGAGTGGGCGACCGCCGGGCGGATCTGCCAGGCGGCCGCCGACCATGCCATCGAGATGGGCGTGAAGGTGAACGTGGCCGTGGTGGACCCCGGCGGCAACCTCATGGCCTTTCAGCGCGTCAACGGCGCCTTCCTGCATTCCATCGACATCGCCCAGGACAAGGCCTACTGTGCCGTGGGCTTCGGTTTTCCCACCGGCCAGTGGAAGGGGATCTTCGAGGAGGCCCCCCAGCTCAAGGATGGCCTGATGCTGCGCCCGCGGCTGGTGACCCTGGCAGGCGGCGTGCCCATCGTGGAAGACCGGCAGATCATCGGCGGCGTGGGCGTATCGGGGGCCAGCGAGGAAGAAGACACGGCCTGCGCCCTAGCGGGACTCCGGGCCGTGGGCCTGGATGCCGCCTGA
- the arsS gene encoding arsenosugar biosynthesis radical SAM (seleno)protein ArsS (Some members of this family are selenoproteins.) produces MRPTLSRLNQIPFPAIRRGRLETLQVNLGYRCNQHCFHCHVNASPKRREQMTWETMQDLLEFVDRAGVAVLDLTGGAPELNPHFRTLVELASARGVQVLDRCNLTILEEPGQEGLAEFLAEHGVRVVASLPCYLEENVNAQRGDGVFDASIRGLRTLNDLGYGMPGSGLDLELVYNPQGASLPPPQCGLEADYRRELEARYGIHFNRLLTLTNMPIQRFGSTLLSSGQFDDYMDTLRQAHRDENLEQVMCRSLVSVDWRGYLFDCDFNQMLDLPLAEAGARLHVRDVDVRQLVDRPITVAGHCYGCTAGQGSSCGGALA; encoded by the coding sequence ATGCGACCGACACTTTCCAGACTCAATCAGATCCCTTTTCCCGCCATCCGGCGCGGCCGGTTGGAGACCCTGCAGGTGAATCTCGGCTATCGCTGTAACCAGCACTGTTTCCACTGCCACGTCAACGCCAGCCCCAAGCGCCGCGAGCAGATGACTTGGGAGACCATGCAGGATTTGCTGGAGTTCGTGGATCGGGCCGGCGTGGCGGTGCTGGACCTCACCGGCGGCGCGCCGGAACTCAATCCCCATTTCCGTACCCTGGTGGAACTGGCCAGCGCCCGCGGGGTGCAGGTGCTGGATCGCTGCAACCTCACCATCCTGGAGGAGCCCGGCCAGGAAGGGTTGGCTGAATTTCTGGCGGAACATGGGGTGCGGGTGGTGGCCTCGCTGCCCTGCTACCTGGAGGAGAATGTCAACGCGCAGCGCGGCGACGGCGTGTTCGATGCCAGCATTCGTGGACTCCGCACCCTCAACGACCTGGGCTACGGCATGCCGGGCAGCGGCCTCGACCTGGAACTGGTGTACAACCCCCAGGGCGCCTCCCTGCCGCCGCCCCAGTGTGGCCTGGAGGCGGACTACCGGCGTGAACTGGAGGCCCGCTACGGCATCCACTTCAATCGTCTGCTCACCCTCACCAACATGCCCATCCAGCGCTTCGGTAGCACCCTGCTGTCCAGCGGGCAGTTCGACGACTACATGGATACCCTGCGCCAAGCTCATCGGGACGAGAACCTGGAGCAGGTGATGTGCCGTTCCCTGGTGAGCGTGGACTGGCGGGGCTACCTGTTCGACTGTGATTTCAACCAGATGCTGGACCTGCCGCTGGCGGAGGCCGGCGCGCGCCTCCATGTTCGGGACGTGGATGTCCGCCAGTTGGTGGACCGGCCCATCACCGTCGCCGGCCACTGCTATGGCTGCACGGCCGGGCAGGGCAGCAGTTGCGGCGGGGCCCTGGCCTGA
- a CDS encoding TIGR04283 family arsenosugar biosynthesis glycosyltransferase: MVVRRLSIVMPVLDEAPRIERALLALVSMRERGHEVIVVDGGSTDGTVDRARGLCDRVLASAPGRGRQMALGARHATGDAVVFLHADTELPAGGDLLIVEALARGAPWGRFDVCLSGGSCGLRLVERAMNLRSRLTGIATGDQAIFVRRDVLEAVGGVPEQALMEDIELSRRLLGVSRPVCLRDTVWTSSRRWEEGGMVRTILTMWALRAAYWSGVPARRLAAIYYPRRPQPRHHGRRSQDIL; this comes from the coding sequence ATGGTGGTCCGTAGGCTCTCCATCGTCATGCCGGTGCTGGATGAGGCTCCTCGCATCGAGCGCGCCCTGCTGGCCCTGGTCTCCATGCGGGAGCGGGGCCACGAGGTCATCGTGGTGGACGGCGGCAGCACCGACGGTACCGTCGATCGTGCCCGTGGACTGTGCGACCGGGTCCTGGCGAGTGCCCCGGGCCGGGGTCGCCAGATGGCCCTGGGGGCGCGTCATGCCACAGGTGATGCCGTGGTGTTTCTGCACGCCGATACGGAGCTGCCGGCCGGCGGTGATCTGCTGATCGTCGAGGCCCTCGCCCGCGGCGCGCCGTGGGGGCGCTTCGATGTCTGCCTCAGTGGCGGCAGTTGCGGGTTGCGCCTGGTGGAGCGTGCCATGAATCTGCGCTCGCGGCTCACCGGCATCGCCACGGGCGATCAGGCGATATTCGTGCGGCGCGACGTGCTGGAGGCGGTGGGCGGTGTGCCCGAGCAAGCCCTGATGGAGGACATCGAGCTCAGCCGGCGTCTCCTCGGAGTGAGCCGGCCCGTCTGCCTGCGGGACACCGTATGGACCTCCAGCCGGCGCTGGGAGGAGGGCGGCATGGTGCGCACCATCCTCACCATGTGGGCCCTGCGGGCGGCCTATTGGTCGGGCGTTCCCGCGCGGCGCCTGGCGGCCATCTACTATCCCCGCCGGCCTCAGCCGCGCCACCATGGCCGTCGTTCTCAAGATATTCTCTAA
- a CDS encoding TIGR04282 family arsenosugar biosynthesis glycosyltransferase produces MAVVLKIFSKAPVPGAVKTRLIPALGPEGAARLQRWLTRRTVALACAAGYEQVELWCAPHSGHSFFGELARAYPVVLRDQWGMDLGERMLNALGHDPGAGAGVLVGCDCPDLDTAMLRAARQALEGDGAAVVLGPAMDGGYVLIGMHAALPELFSGMPWGTDAVLALTRRRLRALGVRALELEPVRDLDRPEDLHLLEEHPDCPPRLAPAVPSST; encoded by the coding sequence ATGGCCGTCGTTCTCAAGATATTCTCTAAGGCCCCCGTACCCGGGGCCGTTAAGACCCGGCTGATCCCCGCCCTCGGCCCAGAAGGGGCGGCGCGCTTGCAGCGCTGGCTGACGCGCCGCACCGTGGCCCTGGCCTGCGCAGCCGGCTATGAACAAGTGGAGCTGTGGTGCGCGCCGCACAGCGGCCATTCCTTCTTCGGGGAACTCGCCCGGGCGTACCCCGTGGTCCTGCGCGATCAGTGGGGCATGGACTTGGGCGAGCGCATGCTGAACGCCCTGGGTCATGACCCGGGGGCCGGTGCCGGCGTGCTGGTCGGCTGTGACTGTCCCGACCTCGATACCGCCATGCTACGGGCGGCACGGCAGGCCCTGGAGGGCGACGGCGCAGCGGTGGTGCTGGGGCCCGCCATGGATGGCGGCTATGTGCTCATCGGCATGCATGCAGCCTTGCCGGAGTTATTCTCGGGGATGCCCTGGGGCACGGATGCCGTGCTGGCCCTGACGCGCCGGCGGCTGCGGGCCCTGGGTGTTCGCGCCTTGGAACTCGAGCCGGTGCGGGACCTCGACCGGCCCGAGGACCTTCACCTCCTGGAGGAGCACCCCGATTGCCCACCCCGGCTTGCCCCCGCCGTCCCTTCTTCTACCTGA